The genomic region CCCGTCTTCCATGGTCGGCCCCCAGGACTCGGCCGCGCTGCTGGGCACGATCCTGGGCAGGCCCCGGCGGGGAATGCCCAGGATGCTCAGGATTTCGTCGTCCCATTCCAAGGTGGCCAGGTCCATGAGCATGGTCCGGGAGGCATTGGTCACGTCGGTGACGTGCGCCCCGCCCATGGGCCCCCCGGTCAACCACCAGATGACCCAGGTCTCCATGGTTCCGAACATGATCCGGTCATGATCCGCTGCCTCGCGGGCCTCGGGCACGTTGTCCAGGATCCATTTGATCTTCGGGCCGCTGAAATACGTGGCCACGGGCAAACCGGTCTTGCTCCGAAACCGATCCACGCCGCCGTCCGCGGAGAGTTCCTTGCAGATCTCGTGCGACCTGGTGCACTGCCAGACAATGGCGTTGGAAAAGGGCTTGCCGGTTCGTCGATCCCAGGCCACCACGGTTTCGCGTTGATTGGTGATGCCCAGGCCGGCAAGATCCCTGCCCCGGATTCCGGCCTTGCGCAGCGCCCCGGCGATAACTTCCTGGGTATTGGTCCAGATCTCCAGGGGATCATGCTCCACCCATCCCGGCTTGGGAAAAATTTGGGCGTGCTCCTTCTGATCCATGGCCACGATTTCCCCATTCCTGTTGAAAATGATGAACCTGGATGACGTGGTCCCCTGATCCACGGCGCCGATGTATGTGCTCATTGCGGACTCCTTTTGCCGTTGGCAACGTTCGCCGTCATTCGTCCCCGAATTCCGTGCTCCGGAACGGATCCAGGGCCGTACCTTGTTAAACCCCTACCCCATTTGGTCGAGAAACCATCTCTCCCGGTTAGCGTCAAGCCCGAGGGATTCCGGCGGGCAGCCCAGGGCCAGGCCCAGCAACTGGGTAAAAAGCACGGCTGGAACGCGCCTTCCCGGAAGCATGCGCTGCTCGTCCCGGAACTGCGTCTGGCAATAGGTGCAGGCCGTACACAGGACATCCGCCCCGGACTCGCGGACGCTTTGGATCTTCTTGTGCATCAAGGCGTCCGAGACCCTGTCGTTGCGCCCTCGCAGCGGCGCCCCGCAGCACTCCAGGCGCAAGGGCCAGGCAACGGGCTCGGCCCCCAGGGCCAACAGCAGATCCTCGAAAACGCGGGGCGACCCGGGATCGTCGAACCCGGTCACCGCGGACGGTCGCAGGGCGTGGCAGCCGTAGTGGGCCGCCACCTTCAGCCCGGACAGGGGCCTGGTCACCGCGCGACGGATCGCTTCCGGCCCGATCTCCCGTTTCAAGGCGGACAGAATGTGATCAACACTGATCGTCCCGGAAAAGGCCAGCCCTTCTTCGGCCAGCAGCGCGTTGGCCCTGTCCAGGAGCACTGGACTGCGCTGAAAAACATGCAGCGCGTGTTTCAATGCCCCGAAGCAGCATTTGCACGGAGTCAGGATGTCCAGTCCGGCATTTTGGGCCAGGGCGAAATTCCTGGCCGCCGAGACCAGGGCCGCTTCCGCGTCGTGATGGCGGATCGGGTATCCGCAGCAGTTGAACTCCACGTCCCGCACGGCCATGCCCAAAGCCCGCAGCGCCGCACGCGACGAACTCAAGTATTCAGGCAAATGAAACGGCGCCTTGCACCCCGGAAACCACGCATACTGCATCACAGCCCTCCACCGCAAAAACGAAAACCCCAAAACCCCCATCAGGTTTCATCCCTCATCCTTCTCTTTCGCCTCCCGGTGGGCCAAATCCCGCAGCTCATACAGAATATCCGCCACCTTGATCCCGTCGGGGCAGTGCTCCTGGCACTGGTAACAGGTCGTGCAGTTCCAGAGCATCCTGGATGCGCAGGCTTCGCGGATCATGCCCTGACGGACGAGGTTCATGAGCTGGTGCGGGGAGACGTCTCGGTCCCGGTCCGGAATGTCCAGGGCCGAGACCACGGGGCAGACTCCGGTGCAGACGGAACAATTCAGGCAGGCCTGAAAGGTCCGGGACCGGTCCGACAACAGGGGGTGGCGCGGGGAGGAGATGGGCGGGGTCCAGGCCGGCTCGCCCGACGGTTTCAATTGGTGACCGGTCTCGCTCAAGGAACGGCGCAAACGCACGTAGCGTTCCGGTTGTCCCTGATCCGCCGCGAACTGCTTGGACACCAGCCAGAGATCCTGCAGATTGATCCGTGCGGGGCAAACTTCGGTGCAGCGCATGCACTCGGTGCAGATGAACCCGCCTTCGGAAAAGGCCTCCAGATCCGGCCCAGCCGCGTTTCGCGCCGCGAGTAAACGCCGCATGGCCCCCACCTTTTCCGACGGCAGGATGTTCGGGTTGCCCATGGCCAGGTAGGCCGGGAGCACGCTGCAATGGCGGCTGCAAATTCCGCAATGCACGCAGGCGTCCAACCCCACGGCGCGCTTCACTCCGGAGACGGGTCGCGGCGCGGCGGCCTCTCGGGCCGGATCAGGAGAGCGGATCAGCAGCCCCAGGGGCGTGGAGACGATATGGAAAAGCTTGCCAAAGGGCAGCCAGGCCAGGGCCGCGAACACGGACAACACATGCACCCACCAGACGACCACGTCCCCGCTGTTCGTCTCAAGTGGCCGTCCCATCGGCCGCAACGCCCTGGACAAGGGATAGGAGACAAAGGCCGAAGCCGGGGGAGCGTGGCAATACATGCAGAAGAGTTCATGCACTTCTTTGCCCGGTTCGATCCGCTCGGCCGAGATTTCCCGGTCGGTGAAGACCACGCCGAAACGCAGCCCCCAGAAATCGCCAAGGGCGTCGATATCCTCCTGGTCGCGCAGGGGGTAGTACTGTTCGACCATCCGGTCGAATGACCGCGGGGACATGATCTTCAAGGCCTCATGGGCGAAGCCGGAAACAATGATCACGATCAGCAGCCCCAGGGTAAACACGTCTTCGAAGGTGGTTGTCCTGCGGATGTCCCGCAGAATTATCCGCCTGTAACAGGCAATGAGCAGCCCGCCCAGGGCCAGAGCTCCAAAGAGGTTGCGCAGCAAGCGGTACGGATTGAGGGTGGGCTGATAGTCCGGAAAAAACGGTTCGGAGATGAATCCCTCCAGGGCGTGCATCACGATCAGCCCCGTGAACCCGGCGAAGATGCAGAAATGCATGGCCCATCGTCTCGGGCTGCCTTCCCGGAGCAGGTGCCCCTGGAACAGGATGTCCAGGACCAGGGTCCGAATCATGCGCGCGGCGCCGGGCAGGATGGAAGCCGGAGCGGATCGCGAGGGCTTTTTGGCATGCGACCCGGACGGAGGCGGGAGGGGCCGCAGTCCGGCCCGCGGAACCACCCAGCGCGCCGCCTTGGCCAGAATCCCCCCGGCGCACAGCGCCAGGGCCGTAGAGAGCAGGAACAGGTAGAGGGTCATGGGCGCAAACCTCTTGTGGGTTTGGTATCGATCAAGGGCCAACGGGTCCGGACAAGACCACCGGCCGTCACTGTGCGAGCATGTCCCGGACAGCGGCGTAGGCGGTGGCGACGGCCAGGCCGGAACCGCATTTCTGGCGCGCCCAGTCCTGGCCCGCCAGGATGGAGCCCACGGCGTACAGGCGCTCATGCGCGGGGAGGCCATCGTTGTTCAGCGGTCTGAACCGGGAATCAACGCGCAGCCCGGCCCGGTTGATCGCATGGCCGTTGCCGGACAAAAACGCCTCGTCATGCCACGCCGTCCGGTCCCCGGGCTGCTCCACGGGCAGGCCGAACACCGTCTCAACGACGCCCGTGCGCCGCGCCAGCAAGCCTTTTCCAAAAAACCGCCCGGTGGCGAGAATGGCAAAACGTGCCCGGACGGACGTTTCCGACTCCCGGGTGCCGATGTCCGCCTGGAACCAGTCTTTGTCCCGGACAACATTCCGGACCAGTTTCTGGTTCATAACCCGGATTCCCAAGCCTGGCGCGGCTGCCTCGAAGGCCGCTTTCAGGCGCAAACCGGTCACGGACGGGGGCATTGTCGGCACTTCGAACACCCGCGCGCCCAGCAGGCGCTCCATGTCCTCATGGACGGTCCCGGGATCGGCAATGCCGAGTATCGCAGGAAAACCCACCATTTCAACGCCCCGGAGGCGCCTTGCCAGCATCCCGGCCAAGGTTGCCCGGTGCGCCCCGACCTCCAGGGCCGCGGCCATATGCTCCGGATACAGGGGGCCGGGCAGGGGGAAGGAGAGGCGGACAGGCGTAAGGTTCGGCCAGCGAGGGGCCAGGGTCTGGGTGATCCGCGCCGCGCTGAAGCCCTTGAGCCCGGTGAAATCGACCATCAGGGCTGCGGGGTTGTCCCGCAGACCGCGTTCCGCGTTCCACATCCAGGCCGGGACCCGGAAGGTCCTCTTGACCGTGCCCAAAGTGGTGATCACGGAGGCGTTGCGGTCGGCATGGCCTGTATAGGGCAGGCCCAGGTCCTTCAACATATCGCAGAATAAGGCAAAAGACCGACGAACGGTCTCCGAGCCCAGCAGGGCGTAGGGATGGTCCGGGTCGTCGCTGATCAAGGCTTCCAGGGCCTGAAACGGATCGTCCCAGACCTTGCCCTCGGCAACCGGATGCACGGCCAGCAAATCCAGCAGGCCGCTGGAAAAATGGGACTGACCGGACGAGCCCGCCAGCACGACCCGCAGCCCCTTCCGACCGGCAAAGGCCGCGGCGGCCATCCCGGCCATGCCCGAACCAATGACCAGGAGGTCGTACGCATCCACGGAAGACGTCATGGCTTCAGCCCCTCCCGGCCGTGTTCGTGTTCAGCTCCAGATCTAACAGACCGCAATGCAACGCTTCCTGAAACTCGGCCTGAATCTCCTGATACCCCCAGACAATGGGCCGAATGCCCCGCCAGCGCTCTTCCAGAAAGGCGCGCATTTCTTCCAGCCCTTGATCCCGCGCGAGCACGCCCCGGTCATATAAATACCCGGACAGCCTGATGGCGCAGAACCCGCCCTGGCAGGGCCCCTTGCCCACCCGGCTTCGCAATCCGACGGAAAGCAGCGTGGTTCCGGAAGACGCCGCGGGCATCCCGGCAAGGATTTCGTCGATCACGCTTTGCGGGACTATCTCGCATTCGCAAATCACCTTTTCGTCCGTATCCTTGCGGCGCATCCACTCCCGGGGAGCCGACCCCGGTTCGGTCCACTTCCCGCTGGAAAAGGACGGCAGGGCGACGTTTCTGGTTTGACAGGGGCCGCCCCGACCAAGTTTGGCGCAGAGCAGGTCGGCGGTTTTTTCGGCCATCAAGCGAAAGGTGCTCAGTTTCCCGCCGGTGATGGTCAG from Desulfonatronum sp. SC1 harbors:
- the glpB gene encoding glycerol-3-phosphate dehydrogenase subunit GlpB, which encodes MTSSVDAYDLLVIGSGMAGMAAAAFAGRKGLRVVLAGSSGQSHFSSGLLDLLAVHPVAEGKVWDDPFQALEALISDDPDHPYALLGSETVRRSFALFCDMLKDLGLPYTGHADRNASVITTLGTVKRTFRVPAWMWNAERGLRDNPAALMVDFTGLKGFSAARITQTLAPRWPNLTPVRLSFPLPGPLYPEHMAAALEVGAHRATLAGMLARRLRGVEMVGFPAILGIADPGTVHEDMERLLGARVFEVPTMPPSVTGLRLKAAFEAAAPGLGIRVMNQKLVRNVVRDKDWFQADIGTRESETSVRARFAILATGRFFGKGLLARRTGVVETVFGLPVEQPGDRTAWHDEAFLSGNGHAINRAGLRVDSRFRPLNNDGLPAHERLYAVGSILAGQDWARQKCGSGLAVATAYAAVRDMLAQ
- a CDS encoding 4Fe-4S dicluster domain-containing protein, giving the protein MTLYLFLLSTALALCAGGILAKAARWVVPRAGLRPLPPPSGSHAKKPSRSAPASILPGAARMIRTLVLDILFQGHLLREGSPRRWAMHFCIFAGFTGLIVMHALEGFISEPFFPDYQPTLNPYRLLRNLFGALALGGLLIACYRRIILRDIRRTTTFEDVFTLGLLIVIIVSGFAHEALKIMSPRSFDRMVEQYYPLRDQEDIDALGDFWGLRFGVVFTDREISAERIEPGKEVHELFCMYCHAPPASAFVSYPLSRALRPMGRPLETNSGDVVVWWVHVLSVFAALAWLPFGKLFHIVSTPLGLLIRSPDPAREAAAPRPVSGVKRAVGLDACVHCGICSRHCSVLPAYLAMGNPNILPSEKVGAMRRLLAARNAAGPDLEAFSEGGFICTECMRCTEVCPARINLQDLWLVSKQFAADQGQPERYVRLRRSLSETGHQLKPSGEPAWTPPISSPRHPLLSDRSRTFQACLNCSVCTGVCPVVSALDIPDRDRDVSPHQLMNLVRQGMIREACASRMLWNCTTCYQCQEHCPDGIKVADILYELRDLAHREAKEKDEG
- a CDS encoding CoB--CoM heterodisulfide reductase iron-sulfur subunit B family protein, giving the protein MQYAWFPGCKAPFHLPEYLSSSRAALRALGMAVRDVEFNCCGYPIRHHDAEAALVSAARNFALAQNAGLDILTPCKCCFGALKHALHVFQRSPVLLDRANALLAEEGLAFSGTISVDHILSALKREIGPEAIRRAVTRPLSGLKVAAHYGCHALRPSAVTGFDDPGSPRVFEDLLLALGAEPVAWPLRLECCGAPLRGRNDRVSDALMHKKIQSVRESGADVLCTACTYCQTQFRDEQRMLPGRRVPAVLFTQLLGLALGCPPESLGLDANRERWFLDQMG